In Aegilops tauschii subsp. strangulata cultivar AL8/78 chromosome 3, Aet v6.0, whole genome shotgun sequence, one genomic interval encodes:
- the LOC109733998 gene encoding uncharacterized protein isoform X1 → MYPVCMGVFDSETNENWIWFMQLVRQAIGSPRGLTICTDAGQPVMIGVKEVFPEAEHRECMFHLVSNFNKKFHGKVFDDHLWAAAYSWNPYLFEQNWVAMDIAKPAAAALRKWHTRLWSRCQFSTISKVDYVTNNLAECFNNWIKHHKSLNLDDFFDKLRQLIMIMWNRRRKVARKLVGLILPHIIKKLNAKTRELNLEVVESSEEVAEVTALGGSGFRFVVNLLDRTCSCRQWEVSGLPCKHGLAFITSLTNARIENYVDSCYSIHKFRAAYDQLIPAMVDKNQWPKSDHGFFMFPPLLKATAGRPKTERYKGCSEKKRKSCQHLCPICKDYGHHWHKRKKGNPDDIAAILAVRGPPKKRTKTTKSAQSSIVPCEDDSPSAMRFPPSQILEKTTKQKGKGGKSGSGGAKRSRTQPICGEHDVAKKKTHVAVKVHAKRKSKEVAGITPHLPMVPLDSPAMGTRSKKFNPASPAMSTRSKRRLSL, encoded by the exons ATGTATCCAGTTTGTATGGGTGTTTTTGATTCTGAAACTAATGAGAACTGGATCTGGTTCATGCAATTGGTTAGGCAAGCCATAGGATCCCCAAGGGGTTTAACCATATGCACAGACGCTGGGCAGCCAGTGATGATAGGTGTAAAAGAAGTGTTCCCAGAGGCTGAACATAGGGAATGTATGTTTCACTTGGTGTCCAACTTCAATAAGAAGTTTCATGGAAAGGTTTTTGATGACCACCTTTGGGCTGCTGCTTACTCATGGAACCCATATTTATTTGAGCAAAATTGGGTTGCAATGGACATAGCAAAGCCAGCGGCAGCTGCACTTAGGAAGTGGCACACTAGGTTGTGGTCTAGGTGTCAGTTCTCAACAATTTCCAAGGTGGATTATGTTACAAACAACTTGGCTGAGTGCTTCAATAATTGGATTAAGCATCACAAGTCCTTGAACTTGGACGACTTCTTTGATAAGCTTAGGCAATTGATTATGATCATGTGGAACCGAAGGAGAAAGGTAGCAAGAAAGTTAGTTGGGTTGATTCTTCCCCACATAATTAAGAAGTTGAATGCAAAGACCAGAGAATTAAACTTGGAGGTGGTTGAAAGCTCAGAAGAAGTTGCTGAAGTAACCGCATTGGGAGGCAGCGGCTTTAGGTTTGTGGTCAACTTGCTTGACAGGACATGTTCTTGTAGACAATGGGAAGTTTCTGGCCTTCCTTGCAAACATGGTCTAGCATTTATCACATCTCTTACCAATGCACGCATAGAGAACTATGTGGACTCGTGTTACTCCATTCACAAATTTAGAGCAGCTTATGACCAATTAATCCCTGCCATGGTTGACAAGAACCAGTGGCCTAAATCAGACCATGGATTCTTCATGTTTCCACCACTACTAAAAGCCACAGCGGGTAGGCCTAAAACTGAGAGGTATAAAGGCTGCAGtgagaagaaaagaaaaagctGCCAACACTTATGCCCTATTTGCAAGGACTATGGGCATCATTGGCACAAACGCAAGAAGGGTAACCCAGATGACATTGCTGCTATTTTAGCTGTGAG AGGACCACCAAAGAAGAGGACAAAGACCACCAAATCAGCTCAATCATCAATTGTGCCTTGCGAGGATGATTCTCCATCAGCCATGCGTTTTCCGCCAAG CCAAATCTTGGAGAAAACAACCAAGCAAAAAGGGAAAGGTGGTAAATCTGGATCCGGAGGAGCAAAAAG ATCAAGAACACAACCCATTTGTGGCGAACATGATGTCGCCAAAAAGAAAACACATGTTGCTGTGAAGGTACATGCCAAAAGAAAAAGCAAAGAGGTTGCTGGAATTACTCCGCACCTTCCGATGGTGCCACTTGACAGCCCTGCAATGGGTACACGCAGCAAGAAATTCAACCCAGCTAGCCCTGCAATGAGCACACGAAGCAAAAGGAGACTTAGTTTGTGA
- the LOC109733998 gene encoding uncharacterized protein isoform X2, which yields MATRDGSKFNIFAENQIAWQPKKARKDIKCFCYDKVIDSDLTNYKDLVESIVEQYSPRYLEVAHVQYYDPFLKIYPEVTSDQELVSMFEKLSKTKVVHLFVAYCDPSEPYEPITEWHIDVHIQPSNTEQDDDDYLRNPIPENEHVGVDEENIYLDDDDYDKLDPLIMVPCSVKERDEDYVPDHESEDESVDESEDESDEEVEEDEEVHEAEHAPHLEYDKLDPPMTEGRKYPNMAEFKLALSQHAIKHEFEFNTEKSAPHRFRAYCSRRDENKCPWRIYASTMEDGCTVMVRKNSCGHDCSSTKRKKKIKNATKWWICEHVKDWLIDDATLGPKALRKKLKEHHGINIKYKRVYMGKLLALKELYGDWIQALIICIVLRHKLKGDAPVA from the exons ATGGCTACAAGG GATGGATCCAAATTCAACATATTTGCTGAAAATCAAATTGCTTGGCAACCCAAAAAAGCTAGGAAGGATATCAAATGCTTTTGTTATGATAAGGTTATTGATTCCGACTTAACAAATTATAAGGACTTGGTTGAATCAATCGTAGAGCAGTACTCGCCTCGCTATTTGGAAGTTGCACATGTTCAGTACTACGATCCTTTTCTTAAAATCTACCCAGAAGTAACATCTGACCAGGAATTGGTgtctatgtttgagaaactctcTAAGACAAAGGTTGTGCACTTGTTTGTTGCATATTGTGATCCATCTGAACCATATGAGCCTATCACAGAGTGGCATATTGATGTGCATATCCAACCTAGCAACACAGAACAAGACGATGATGATTATCTTCGCAACCCAATACCTGAGAATGAACATGTTGGTGTTGATGAGGAAAATATTTATTTAGACGATGATGATTATGATAAATTAGATCCTCTTATCATGGTTCCCTGTTCCGTTAAAGAAAGGGACGAAGACTATGTTCCTGATCATGAGAGCGAGGATGAGAGCGTGGATGAGAGCGAGGATGAGAGCGATGAGGAAGTAGAGGAAGATGAGGAAGTGCACGAGGCAGAGCATGCACCACATTTAGAATATGATAAATTAGATCCCCCAATGACCGAAGGAAGAAAATATCCCAATATGGCAGAGTTTAAGTTGGCGCTTTCTCAACATGCAATCAAACATGAATTTGAGTTTAACACCGAGAAAAGTGCACCACATAGGTTCAGGGCTTATTGTTCAAGAAGGGATGAAAATAAGTGTCCATGGAGGATATATGCTTCTACAATGGAAGATGGGTGCACCGTAATG GTGAGAAAGAACTCTTGTGGTCATGATTGCTCAAGTACAAAAAGGAAAAAGAAGATAAAGAATGCAACCAAGTGGTGGATATGTGAGCACGTGAAGGATTGGCTAATTGATGATGCAACTCTAGGACCAAAGGCATTGCGAAAGAAGCTTAAAGAGCACcatggaatcaacatcaagtacAAGAGAGTATACATGGGTAAGCTGCTAGCCTTGAAGGAACTATATGGTGATTGGATACAAGCTTTGATAATTTGTATAGTTTTAAGGCACAAATTGAAAGGTGATGCCCCGGTAGCATAG
- the LOC109733998 gene encoding uncharacterized protein isoform X3 — protein sequence MATRDGSKFNIFAENQIAWQPKKARKDIKCFCYDKVIDSDLTNYKDLVESIVEQYSPRYLEVAHVQYYDPFLKIYPEVTSDQELVSMFEKLSKTKVVHLFVAYCDPSEPYEPITEWHIDVHIQPSNTEQDDDDYLRNPIPENEHVGVDEENIYLDDDDYDKLDPLIMVPCSVKERDEDYVPDHESEDESVDESEDESDEEVEEDEEVHEAEHAPHLEYDKLDPPMTEGRKYPNMAEFKLALSQHAIKHEFEFNTEKSAPHRFRAYCSRRDENKCPWRIYASTMEDGCTVMVRKNSCGHDCSSTKRKKKIKNATKWWICEHVKDWLIDDATLGPKALRKKLKEHHGINIKYKRVYMGHTW from the exons ATGGCTACAAGG GATGGATCCAAATTCAACATATTTGCTGAAAATCAAATTGCTTGGCAACCCAAAAAAGCTAGGAAGGATATCAAATGCTTTTGTTATGATAAGGTTATTGATTCCGACTTAACAAATTATAAGGACTTGGTTGAATCAATCGTAGAGCAGTACTCGCCTCGCTATTTGGAAGTTGCACATGTTCAGTACTACGATCCTTTTCTTAAAATCTACCCAGAAGTAACATCTGACCAGGAATTGGTgtctatgtttgagaaactctcTAAGACAAAGGTTGTGCACTTGTTTGTTGCATATTGTGATCCATCTGAACCATATGAGCCTATCACAGAGTGGCATATTGATGTGCATATCCAACCTAGCAACACAGAACAAGACGATGATGATTATCTTCGCAACCCAATACCTGAGAATGAACATGTTGGTGTTGATGAGGAAAATATTTATTTAGACGATGATGATTATGATAAATTAGATCCTCTTATCATGGTTCCCTGTTCCGTTAAAGAAAGGGACGAAGACTATGTTCCTGATCATGAGAGCGAGGATGAGAGCGTGGATGAGAGCGAGGATGAGAGCGATGAGGAAGTAGAGGAAGATGAGGAAGTGCACGAGGCAGAGCATGCACCACATTTAGAATATGATAAATTAGATCCCCCAATGACCGAAGGAAGAAAATATCCCAATATGGCAGAGTTTAAGTTGGCGCTTTCTCAACATGCAATCAAACATGAATTTGAGTTTAACACCGAGAAAAGTGCACCACATAGGTTCAGGGCTTATTGTTCAAGAAGGGATGAAAATAAGTGTCCATGGAGGATATATGCTTCTACAATGGAAGATGGGTGCACCGTAATG GTGAGAAAGAACTCTTGTGGTCATGATTGCTCAAGTACAAAAAGGAAAAAGAAGATAAAGAATGCAACCAAGTGGTGGATATGTGAGCACGTGAAGGATTGGCTAATTGATGATGCAACTCTAGGACCAAAGGCATTGCGAAAGAAGCTTAAAGAGCACcatggaatcaacatcaagtacAAGAGAGTATACATGG GCCATACTTGGTAG